One Rhodothermales bacterium DNA window includes the following coding sequences:
- a CDS encoding amidohydrolase, with amino-acid sequence MFAHRAARSGPAGMTLIAFALVLVGCDQPRERAADLVLTNGRIVTVDSLLPEAQALAVRGDRILALGSSDDMADYIGEDTEVIDLAGRLAIPGFIEGHGHFLGIGQAKMILDLTQAHSWQEMVDMVAEAARQAEPGEWILGRGWHQEKWDETPAGSVDGVPTHHGMSAVSPDNPVFLSHASGHAAFANALALQLGRVSPETPDPAGGEIVHDDRGEPTGLLRETAQGLVRQALNAYMEQRTPEQIEADLRKQVELAGAAALANGITSFQDAGSTFEEIDFFKRLADEGALPVRLYVMVRGETPETLDARMDDYFMPDYGDNWLSVRSIKLVMDGALGPHGAWLLEPYEDMPKSAGLNLSPIAELEAAANVAIAHGYQVNIHAIGDRANREVLDIYERVFAAHPDAPPLRWRIEHAQHLHPDDVRRMADLGVVAAMQGVHATSDGPWVLKRLGERRAREGAYVWQDLWQAGVVVGNGTDAPVEDVSAIASYYATVSRRMNNGEIFFPEQRLSRMQALESYTLNNAYAAFEEDLKGSLAPGKLADIAVLSRDMLTIPEDEIPETTVDFTILGGRIAYRAD; translated from the coding sequence ATGTTCGCCCATCGCGCTGCTCGCTCCGGCCCTGCCGGAATGACCCTCATCGCCTTCGCGCTCGTTCTGGTTGGCTGCGATCAGCCCCGTGAACGAGCGGCCGACCTCGTTTTAACCAACGGTCGGATCGTCACGGTAGACTCCCTCCTTCCGGAAGCCCAGGCCCTCGCGGTGCGGGGAGACCGAATCCTCGCCCTGGGCAGTTCGGACGACATGGCCGACTATATCGGCGAGGACACGGAGGTCATCGACCTCGCCGGCCGGCTCGCGATACCCGGTTTTATCGAGGGGCACGGGCATTTCCTGGGCATCGGGCAGGCCAAGATGATCCTCGACCTCACCCAGGCGCACAGCTGGCAGGAGATGGTCGACATGGTGGCCGAGGCCGCCCGGCAGGCCGAACCCGGCGAGTGGATCCTGGGACGCGGCTGGCATCAGGAGAAATGGGATGAAACCCCGGCCGGCAGCGTCGACGGCGTCCCGACGCACCACGGCATGAGCGCCGTCTCCCCGGATAACCCGGTCTTCCTGTCTCACGCCAGCGGGCACGCCGCGTTTGCCAACGCGCTCGCCCTCCAGCTGGGCCGCGTCAGTCCCGAAACGCCCGATCCCGCCGGCGGCGAAATCGTGCACGACGACCGCGGCGAGCCGACCGGTCTGCTGCGCGAGACGGCCCAGGGGCTCGTCCGGCAGGCGCTCAACGCCTACATGGAACAGCGCACGCCCGAACAGATCGAGGCCGACCTCCGCAAACAGGTCGAACTCGCCGGCGCCGCCGCCCTCGCCAACGGCATCACGTCGTTCCAGGATGCGGGCTCCACCTTCGAAGAGATCGACTTCTTCAAACGCCTGGCGGATGAAGGCGCGTTGCCCGTGCGGCTCTATGTGATGGTCCGCGGCGAAACCCCTGAAACGCTGGACGCCCGGATGGACGACTATTTCATGCCGGATTATGGCGACAACTGGCTCAGCGTCCGCTCGATCAAACTGGTGATGGATGGCGCGCTGGGCCCCCACGGCGCGTGGTTGCTCGAACCCTACGAGGACATGCCCAAAAGCGCCGGCCTCAATCTCTCCCCCATCGCCGAGCTCGAAGCGGCCGCCAACGTCGCCATCGCCCACGGCTACCAGGTCAACATCCACGCCATCGGCGACCGGGCCAACCGCGAGGTGCTCGACATCTACGAACGGGTCTTCGCCGCTCATCCAGACGCGCCGCCCCTCCGGTGGCGCATCGAACACGCCCAGCACCTGCATCCGGACGATGTACGGCGGATGGCCGACCTCGGCGTCGTGGCGGCCATGCAGGGCGTCCACGCCACCTCCGACGGGCCCTGGGTGCTGAAGCGGCTCGGCGAACGGCGCGCCCGGGAAGGAGCCTACGTCTGGCAGGATCTCTGGCAGGCCGGCGTCGTCGTGGGCAATGGCACCGACGCGCCGGTAGAGGACGTGAGCGCCATCGCGAGCTACTATGCGACCGTGAGCCGGCGCATGAACAACGGCGAGATCTTCTTCCCCGAACAACGCCTCTCACGCATGCAGGCGCTCGAATCCTACACCCTCAACAACGCCTACGCCGCATTCGAGGAAGACCTGAAAGGGTCGCTGGCTCCCGGCAAACTCGCGGACATCGCCGTACTCTCGCGGGATATGCTCACGATACCCGAGGACGAAATCCCCGAAACGACCGTCGACTTCACCATCCTGGGCGGCCGAATCGCCTACCGGGCCGATTAG
- a CDS encoding hemolysin family protein: protein MTLLILYVLLATGVSFLCSIMEAVILSITPSYIARLEQEGRPLGKQIRALKAHIDRPLAAILSMNTMANTMGAAGAGAQAAIVFDNQVVGVFSAILTFIILVFSEIIPKTVGALYWRRLAPIVVRILTPLIWILWPLVKLSQGITLLLARNKRGSSFSREEFTALAEVGQQEGVFHENESRILKNLFRFTTIRVKDIMTPRIVVFALSEAMTIDEVMAAHEEFRFSRIVVYRESRDHVVGYVLKDDMLLKAAQGNGSMQLAKLAREIMVVPDALPISALLDRLLDRLDHIAMVVDEYGGFAGIVTMEDVVETLLGMEIVDEADNIKDLQEWARQQWTRRARRLGLVTEGGEAISPGRDAPVTRPVETDRTSSE, encoded by the coding sequence ATGACTCTGCTAATCCTGTACGTACTTCTGGCGACCGGTGTCTCCTTCCTGTGTTCGATCATGGAGGCGGTTATTCTGAGCATAACGCCTTCCTACATCGCGCGTCTCGAGCAGGAAGGCCGGCCGCTCGGAAAGCAGATCCGTGCGCTCAAGGCGCACATCGACCGGCCGCTGGCGGCCATCCTCAGTATGAACACCATGGCCAATACGATGGGCGCCGCCGGCGCCGGCGCGCAGGCCGCGATCGTGTTCGACAACCAGGTCGTCGGGGTGTTTTCCGCCATCCTGACGTTTATCATCCTCGTGTTTTCGGAGATCATCCCGAAAACGGTCGGCGCGCTGTACTGGCGCCGGCTCGCCCCGATCGTCGTGCGCATCCTGACGCCGCTCATCTGGATCCTGTGGCCGCTCGTCAAGCTCTCCCAGGGCATCACGCTGCTGCTGGCGCGCAACAAGCGCGGCTCCTCGTTCAGCCGCGAGGAATTTACGGCGCTGGCGGAGGTGGGTCAGCAGGAGGGGGTCTTCCACGAAAACGAATCGCGGATCCTCAAGAACCTGTTCCGCTTTACGACCATCCGCGTCAAGGATATCATGACGCCGCGCATCGTGGTCTTCGCGCTGTCCGAGGCGATGACCATCGACGAGGTCATGGCGGCGCACGAAGAGTTTCGTTTTTCCCGCATCGTCGTCTACCGCGAAAGCCGCGACCACGTCGTGGGGTACGTGTTGAAGGACGACATGCTGCTCAAGGCGGCGCAGGGGAACGGGAGCATGCAGCTTGCGAAGCTGGCGCGCGAGATCATGGTGGTGCCGGACGCGCTGCCGATTTCGGCCCTGCTCGATCGCTTGCTCGACCGGCTGGATCATATCGCCATGGTGGTGGATGAATACGGGGGCTTTGCCGGCATCGTCACGATGGAGGATGTCGTCGAAACGCTGCTCGGCATGGAGATCGTCGACGAGGCCGACAACATCAAGGACCTCCAGGAGTGGGCGCGGCAGCAATGGACGCGTCGCGCGCGCCGGCTGGGGCTCGTCACGGAAGGCGGCGAGGCCATCAGCCCGGGCCGGGACGCACCGGTTACCCGCCCGGTAGAAACGGATCGTACATCGTCGGAATGA
- a CDS encoding Mur ligase family protein → MNIALLPDAHLRVFERPPAPAPDALRTVYLIGICGTGMGSLAGLLKEAGYAVSGSDQAVYPPMSTRLAEAGIHVVEGYDAAHLDPPPDLVVVGNACTPTHPEAAAARDRGLVQLSFPETLSHLFLTGRRSLVVAGTHGKTTTTGLLVHVLRSAGRDPGFLVGGVLQGMQTSFGIGSGPHFVVEGDEYDCAYFDKRPKFVHYQPTSGIVTSMELDHTDIYPDWASYREAFVSFARLVPEAGLLALCGDHDPVRELAAEARSRVVLYGLSPGNAVTCAHVAVDARGQSFDLVVDGTTRGRLHLPLFGRHNLSNALAVCALALDEGLDMDALRAGLGSFPGMVRRQEVLGEANGVRVLDDFAHHPTAVRVTVDAVRDANPGRRLVAVFEPRTNTSRRKAFEQTYIEALVQADVSCICTPPFRHNDNAADFLDPQVVVDSLCRRGVDAHRADSPDAMLALLLELVAPGDVVLIMSNGGFGGVHRRLLAALREREK, encoded by the coding sequence ATGAACATCGCCCTGTTGCCCGACGCGCACCTGCGCGTCTTCGAGCGCCCGCCCGCCCCCGCTCCGGACGCGCTGCGCACCGTCTATCTCATCGGCATCTGCGGCACCGGCATGGGGTCGCTGGCCGGCTTGCTGAAAGAGGCCGGCTACGCGGTTTCGGGCTCGGATCAAGCGGTCTACCCGCCCATGAGCACCCGGCTGGCGGAAGCCGGCATCCACGTCGTCGAAGGCTACGACGCGGCGCATCTCGATCCTCCGCCCGATCTGGTGGTCGTGGGCAACGCCTGTACCCCGACGCACCCCGAAGCCGCCGCGGCGCGCGATCGCGGGCTGGTGCAGCTGTCGTTTCCCGAGACGCTTTCCCACCTCTTTCTCACGGGCCGGCGTTCGCTCGTGGTTGCCGGAACGCACGGCAAAACGACCACGACCGGGTTGCTTGTACACGTACTGCGTTCGGCCGGGCGTGACCCCGGCTTTCTGGTCGGCGGCGTGCTGCAGGGCATGCAGACCAGCTTTGGCATCGGCAGCGGGCCGCATTTCGTGGTGGAGGGTGACGAGTACGATTGCGCCTATTTCGATAAGCGACCGAAATTCGTCCACTACCAGCCGACGAGCGGTATCGTGACGTCGATGGAGTTGGACCACACGGATATCTATCCCGACTGGGCGTCGTACCGGGAGGCGTTTGTCTCGTTCGCCCGGCTCGTCCCCGAGGCCGGCCTGCTGGCGCTTTGCGGCGACCACGACCCGGTCCGCGAACTCGCCGCCGAGGCCCGCAGCCGGGTGGTTCTGTACGGTTTGAGCCCCGGCAACGCGGTCACCTGCGCCCATGTCGCCGTCGATGCCCGGGGGCAGTCGTTCGATCTGGTGGTGGACGGCACGACGCGCGGCCGGCTTCACCTTCCCCTGTTTGGCCGGCACAACCTGAGCAACGCGCTGGCCGTCTGCGCGCTGGCGCTGGATGAGGGGCTGGATATGGACGCCCTGCGCGCCGGACTGGGCTCGTTTCCCGGCATGGTGCGCCGCCAGGAAGTGCTCGGCGAAGCGAACGGGGTGCGCGTGCTCGACGACTTCGCGCACCATCCCACCGCCGTGCGCGTCACCGTCGACGCCGTGCGGGATGCGAATCCCGGTCGCCGGCTGGTGGCGGTATTCGAGCCGCGCACCAACACGAGCCGGCGCAAGGCGTTCGAGCAGACCTATATCGAGGCGCTCGTTCAGGCGGATGTGTCCTGCATCTGTACCCCGCCGTTTCGCCATAACGACAACGCCGCCGATTTCCTGGACCCGCAGGTGGTGGTCGACTCCCTGTGTCGCCGGGGCGTGGATGCCCACCGGGCGGACAGTCCGGATGCGATGCTTGCCCTGCTGCTCGAACTCGTGGCGCCGGGCGACGTGGTGCTGATCATGAGCAACGGCGGGTTCGGCGGCGTGCACCGCCGGCTGCTGGCGGCCCTGCGGGAGCGGGAAAAATAA
- a CDS encoding DUF937 domain-containing protein: MNLLNSVLQNGAVLQQMAQQLNLNPSQVQSAVTHMLPALSRGIQKNISSPSGLEGLLGALSKGSHAQYVENPNMLGAAETIQDGNAILGHILGSKDVSRNVAGHAAQETGLDAGLLKKMLPMLATVVMGSLSKKTSNAGLLEGLAGAMGGGNSGGGLLGGLLKGLAGGGQRSAGNPALDMLGGFLDADKDGSVVDDLLGMAKKFF; this comes from the coding sequence ATGAACCTTCTCAACAGTGTGCTCCAGAACGGCGCCGTGCTTCAACAGATGGCCCAGCAGCTGAATCTGAACCCATCCCAGGTGCAGAGCGCCGTGACGCATATGCTGCCGGCCCTGTCCCGCGGCATCCAGAAAAACATTTCGTCCCCGAGCGGTCTCGAAGGCCTCCTGGGCGCGCTCTCGAAAGGCAGCCACGCGCAGTATGTCGAAAACCCGAACATGCTCGGAGCCGCTGAGACGATCCAGGACGGCAACGCCATCCTCGGCCACATCCTCGGCAGCAAGGACGTGAGCCGCAACGTGGCCGGCCACGCCGCCCAGGAAACGGGCCTCGACGCCGGTCTGCTGAAGAAGATGCTTCCGATGCTCGCGACGGTCGTGATGGGATCCCTCAGCAAGAAGACGTCGAACGCCGGCCTGCTCGAAGGCCTCGCGGGCGCCATGGGCGGCGGCAACAGCGGCGGCGGGCTCCTCGGCGGACTCCTCAAGGGTCTCGCCGGCGGCGGCCAGCGCTCGGCCGGCAACCCGGCGCTCGACATGCTCGGCGGCTTCCTCGACGCCGATAAGGACGGCTCGGTCGTGGACGACCTGCTCGGCATGGCGAAGAAGTTCTTCTAG